AACAGAAGTATCCTCACATTATTATAAAACCCAGCAAAAGAatagaataaaaacaaaaggaagctaaatatcttttatatttattcgCAATTCATAGATTGGACGGCCTTTGTTGTCACTTCAATGGTCATCGTGCAATTCATTTCGGcggacttcttcttcttcatcacaaACATCAATTCCACTTTCCCACTGAGCTTTGCCTGGCTGTTCAGAGTCAATACACCAGCACCTAACTCACTTCCATGACTAGCAGTGCTTTGCAGAGCATTTGAATTCACATTAGCTGTGACGGTAACTTTTTTGGTAGAACGCAGCCCAGCCTTACCTTTAGGAATAGTGACTTGCCCTACTGTTACACCCTCGTACATGAACGTGGCAATGGTGCTATCAAATTTGTAGGGACCAAAGTTTGAGTTCTTAATTCCAACTTGGGCTGTGAAGCTCAAGTCAAAGGAAGGTGATGCTTGGGTTCCAGTTTTGAAGTTCTGGAACGTGACATCAGTGCCCAACCTGACCTTAGGGGTCTTAACACGCATCACAGTGAGTGCAAAGACCAAGATAACAATAGTCTGAAACACAGCAAAAGCAGCAATATATATGGCCAACTTGATCCTTTTCTTTCGCTTGAGCTCCTGATCAGACGTCAGAGTACCAGACTCTTCATCACTTCTGGGTTGCTTATTTACTTGTGCGAAAGGGTGCACCTGCTGGGTCATTTTCTCAGCCATTTTCTTCTCTGGGAAAAGTGAATAGAAAAGTTTTCTTCTGTTTGTTTATGCTAATTTCTTCTCTGAAAAAAGGAGTTTAGGATGCTTGGAGTAGTTTGTGGAAATGGCAGCAGAGTTGGTGATTATATATAGCGATGGGACAATTTGGGTGATATAGTGAATAATGCAAATTGCAACTAGAGCTTCCTGGAAAACGTGGCAAAGTTAAAGGATATATTCAGGGTCTATTAGAATgcagttgaaaattgaaaattaaaaatattgtaataaaataatttttaaatatgtaagtagtactattggactcatttttaatatattctttttaataaagTGGTAATAGATCGTATGAACAGTGTATAAACAATATGTGAACAATACGTCAACAgtaaaaaactaacaaatgtTCCATCACTTctcagtaaaaaataaaataaaaaactaaaaacgcAGACGCATAGAGGCAGCCGCTA
This genomic stretch from Castanea sativa cultivar Marrone di Chiusa Pesio chromosome 1, ASM4071231v1 harbors:
- the LOC142622393 gene encoding late embryogenesis abundant protein At1g64065-like, translating into MAEKMTQQVHPFAQVNKQPRSDEESGTLTSDQELKRKKRIKLAIYIAAFAVFQTIVILVFALTVMRVKTPKVRLGTDVTFQNFKTGTQASPSFDLSFTAQVGIKNSNFGPYKFDSTIATFMYEGVTVGQVTIPKGKAGLRSTKKVTVTANVNSNALQSTASHGSELGAGVLTLNSQAKLSGKVELMFVMKKKKSAEMNCTMTIEVTTKAVQSMNCE